One genomic window of Aquisalimonas sp. 2447 includes the following:
- a CDS encoding sigma-54 dependent transcriptional regulator: MTAPRILVIDDEKNFARSLVFGLQEEGMEAEATFGGAAGLDAVTDQSPDLILLDLRLPDMDGMEVLEQLTRDYPELPVVMISAHGDTRAAVQAVKAGASDYLTKPFALDEVVHLIETSTRRARMRSELDYHRQRLTPPSGLVGDSAPMKALWETVERVAGSSAARILLQGESGTGKALVARGIHAQSPRAHEAFVEINCAALPEQLIEAELFGAEKGAYTGAHQKRVGLVSLADRGTLFLDEVGELPLALQAKLLHFLENGDYRPVGASRSLSADVRVIAATNRALDAEVREGRFREDLYFRLNVIEIDIPPLRERAGDVEALLRELTLRQAETEGCDPVGFSETALDLLTRYRWPGHVRELKNVVERLTILYPGSVIEPGQLPVEIRDSEPRSDALGQQLDRTERQIVLDALNAAGGRKGDAATRLGISRHALKRRMQRLGLT; this comes from the coding sequence ATGACAGCGCCTCGCATCCTGGTCATAGACGACGAGAAGAACTTCGCGCGCTCCCTGGTATTCGGCCTCCAGGAAGAGGGCATGGAAGCAGAGGCGACCTTCGGCGGGGCAGCGGGTCTGGATGCGGTGACGGACCAGTCCCCGGATCTGATCCTGCTTGATCTGCGACTCCCGGACATGGACGGCATGGAGGTTCTGGAACAGCTCACCCGGGACTATCCCGAGCTTCCGGTGGTGATGATCTCTGCCCATGGCGACACCCGTGCCGCGGTGCAGGCGGTCAAGGCCGGTGCCTCGGATTATCTCACCAAACCCTTCGCCCTGGACGAGGTCGTACACCTCATTGAGACCAGCACCCGCCGTGCGCGAATGCGCAGTGAACTTGACTATCACCGACAACGCCTGACACCCCCTTCGGGCCTTGTCGGCGACAGCGCCCCTATGAAGGCGCTCTGGGAAACCGTCGAGCGCGTCGCCGGCAGCAGCGCTGCACGCATCCTGCTGCAGGGAGAGTCCGGCACCGGCAAGGCACTGGTGGCCCGGGGCATTCACGCCCAGAGTCCGCGCGCCCACGAAGCGTTCGTGGAGATCAACTGCGCGGCCCTGCCCGAGCAGCTCATCGAGGCGGAGCTCTTCGGCGCCGAGAAAGGTGCCTACACGGGCGCCCACCAGAAGCGGGTGGGACTGGTCAGTCTCGCCGATCGCGGCACCCTTTTCCTGGATGAGGTGGGCGAGTTGCCGCTGGCGCTCCAGGCCAAACTGCTGCATTTCCTGGAGAATGGCGATTATCGCCCCGTGGGCGCGTCACGGTCCCTGTCTGCCGATGTGCGGGTGATCGCGGCAACCAACCGCGCCCTGGATGCGGAAGTGCGCGAGGGCCGGTTCCGCGAGGACCTCTACTTCCGCCTCAACGTCATTGAAATCGATATTCCGCCCCTGCGTGAGCGCGCCGGCGACGTCGAGGCCCTGCTCCGGGAACTGACGCTGCGGCAGGCAGAAACGGAAGGTTGCGACCCCGTGGGTTTCAGCGAAACGGCCCTTGATCTCCTCACCCGCTACCGGTGGCCAGGCCACGTGCGCGAACTCAAGAATGTCGTCGAGCGCCTGACCATCCTCTATCCGGGCAGCGTGATCGAACCCGGGCAGCTGCCCGTGGAAATCCGTGACAGCGAGCCCCGGAGCGACGCCCTGGGCCAGCAGCTCGATAGGACCGAGCGCCAGATCGTGCTGGATGCGCTGAATGCCGCCGGGGGCCGCAAGGGCGATGCCGCCACCCGGCTGGGTATTTCCCGCCACGCCCTGAAGCGACGGATGCAGCGCCTCGGGCTCACATGA
- a CDS encoding sensor histidine kinase, with protein sequence MTPRTSLVGKYTVLSLVLILTAVTGLSIIYARFSDTLIERLTGERLEAQLAGTANRVSAFIANRIYQLEILSSHPAMPLYVADGAEVPEGIAELVRVEADSPDLYGILFFDASNSLVNLVPGQAASGAPYWQGDPWSMAGLPRTEHGRTEIIGPHVPDDGEPGFIIIRQRLRTLPGVEDAGSVGLHVRLAAITERVRLEDLAGATRTYLRTPNGDLLNPAGHPVGPAPETLREGPEILPGWRIDYEIEAAHILNPLRTAQLGMYALAAATGIGLVVVFWRLARSLRRRVDRLVTGADALAGGDLQYRLGVHDQRWDEIDVLAHGFNSMANRLQQMLNRTIQSEKMAVLGEFATGVAHEVRNPLGTIKLTVQALGRKEPDQRRRDLLHDVENEIDRLNRVVGDLLTYGRASAGDPSCFEIRTAFRKAISLVEPESRERGVDINASGDSRLCIHANPEQVVQSLVNLLINAVQASQEDDIIRLRASTEGAFVRIDVTDHGCGMDTATRERVMDPFYTTRPDGTGLGLSITKQLVLLNGGELTLTSEAGEGTTVTVHLPRCVPGEPTSLHP encoded by the coding sequence ATGACGCCCCGCACGAGCCTGGTCGGCAAATACACGGTGCTTTCCCTGGTCCTCATCCTGACGGCGGTGACGGGCCTGAGCATCATCTATGCCCGTTTCTCCGATACGCTCATTGAGCGGCTCACCGGCGAGCGCCTGGAAGCCCAGCTGGCAGGCACGGCCAACCGGGTGAGTGCCTTCATTGCCAACCGCATCTATCAGCTGGAAATCCTCTCCAGCCATCCGGCCATGCCGCTGTATGTCGCCGACGGCGCGGAAGTTCCGGAAGGGATTGCGGAGCTGGTACGCGTCGAGGCGGATTCGCCGGACCTCTACGGCATCCTGTTCTTTGATGCCAGCAACAGCCTGGTCAATCTAGTCCCCGGTCAGGCCGCCTCCGGCGCCCCCTACTGGCAGGGGGACCCATGGAGCATGGCCGGTCTGCCGCGCACCGAGCACGGTCGTACGGAGATCATAGGCCCGCACGTCCCCGACGACGGCGAACCCGGGTTTATCATCATCCGACAGCGTCTCCGGACCCTGCCGGGCGTTGAGGATGCCGGGTCGGTGGGGCTGCATGTCCGCCTCGCCGCCATTACCGAGCGAGTCCGCTTGGAAGATCTTGCTGGCGCCACGCGGACTTACCTCCGAACTCCCAACGGCGATCTGCTGAACCCGGCGGGTCACCCCGTGGGGCCTGCCCCGGAGACGCTGAGGGAAGGACCGGAAATCCTGCCGGGCTGGCGTATCGACTACGAAATCGAGGCCGCGCATATCCTCAATCCCCTGCGCACGGCTCAACTCGGCATGTACGCCCTGGCGGCGGCCACCGGCATCGGCTTGGTCGTCGTTTTCTGGCGACTGGCGCGTAGCCTGCGCCGGCGTGTGGACCGACTGGTCACAGGTGCCGATGCTCTGGCAGGCGGCGACCTCCAGTACCGACTAGGCGTGCATGACCAGCGCTGGGATGAAATCGACGTCCTTGCCCACGGCTTCAATTCCATGGCCAACCGGCTACAGCAGATGCTGAACCGCACAATCCAGAGCGAGAAGATGGCCGTGCTCGGTGAGTTCGCCACCGGCGTCGCCCACGAAGTCCGCAACCCCCTGGGGACCATCAAGCTCACGGTCCAGGCCCTGGGGCGAAAGGAACCGGATCAACGGCGGCGGGATCTGCTCCACGATGTCGAGAACGAGATCGACCGACTCAACCGCGTGGTGGGCGATCTGCTCACCTACGGCCGGGCGTCCGCCGGGGACCCCAGCTGCTTCGAGATCCGCACGGCGTTCCGTAAGGCCATCAGTCTGGTTGAGCCGGAAAGCCGCGAACGGGGTGTGGACATCAATGCGAGTGGAGACTCCCGACTGTGCATCCACGCCAATCCAGAACAGGTGGTCCAGTCTTTGGTGAATCTCCTGATCAATGCGGTCCAGGCCAGCCAGGAGGACGACATCATCCGTCTGCGCGCATCCACGGAAGGTGCGTTCGTACGCATCGACGTCACCGATCACGGCTGCGGCATGGATACCGCAACCCGGGAGCGTGTCATGGACCCCTTCTATACCACGCGTCCGGACGGCACGGGGCTGGGCCTGAGCATCACCAAGCAGCTGGTGCTACTCAACGGCGGCGAACTGACCCTGACCAGCGAAGCCGGTGAGGGCACCACCGTCACCGTCCATCTACCCCGGTGCGTTCCGGGAGAGCCCACGAGTCTGCACCCATGA
- a CDS encoding sirohydrochlorin chelatase: MRSVFLVDNGSLRPGATLNLRRIAAALGERAGMSVEAASLLHSNKVPAEDLEGEAARTLGPAATRRADEGSREIIILPFFFGPSRALTGYLPERMATLQERHPEVHVRVATPLVDLFGPVDLRLARILRDGVLETMTGTTPPAVALVDHGSPIPEVTAVRNVLAGQLAALLEGRADRVTAASMERRDGDEYRFNEPLLENLLDRPGFNQGEVVVSMLFLSPGRHAGAEGDVAGICGEAEKRNPGLATAMTPLAGEHPGILEILEERLQQALDGTHFLLDLPTGGVAGTGGSG; the protein is encoded by the coding sequence ATGCGTTCCGTGTTTCTGGTCGACAACGGCTCGCTGCGCCCGGGTGCGACGCTCAATCTGCGGCGCATTGCCGCGGCGCTCGGCGAGCGCGCCGGGATGTCCGTGGAAGCGGCGTCCCTGCTGCACTCGAACAAGGTGCCCGCGGAGGACCTGGAGGGCGAAGCAGCCCGTACCCTCGGGCCCGCCGCCACCCGGCGTGCCGACGAGGGCAGCCGGGAAATCATCATCCTGCCGTTCTTCTTCGGCCCGAGCCGCGCCCTGACGGGGTACCTGCCGGAGCGTATGGCCACCCTGCAGGAGCGCCATCCCGAGGTTCACGTCCGGGTAGCGACGCCGCTGGTGGACCTGTTCGGCCCCGTGGACCTGCGCCTGGCGCGCATCCTCCGCGACGGCGTCCTGGAGACCATGACCGGCACCACCCCCCCGGCCGTTGCGCTCGTGGATCACGGCAGCCCGATCCCGGAGGTCACCGCGGTGCGCAACGTACTCGCGGGGCAACTGGCCGCGCTGCTGGAGGGGCGGGCGGATCGGGTGACTGCGGCTTCCATGGAGCGGCGCGACGGCGACGAGTACCGATTCAACGAACCCCTGCTGGAGAATCTGCTGGATCGACCGGGATTCAACCAGGGCGAGGTGGTGGTTTCCATGCTGTTCCTCTCCCCCGGGCGCCACGCCGGCGCCGAGGGCGATGTCGCCGGCATCTGTGGCGAGGCCGAGAAGCGCAATCCGGGGCTGGCCACGGCGATGACGCCGCTGGCCGGCGAGCACCCGGGCATTCTGGAAATTCTGGAGGAGCGACTGCAGCAGGCACTGGACGGCACCCACTTTCTGCTGGATCTCCCGACCGGTGGAGTTGCCGGAACGGGAGGCTCAGGATAG
- a CDS encoding serine hydrolase has translation MVQTVSPEQAGLSSERLGRISRWMRDHVENERLAGTSVLINRGGENAWFDCAGTLELGSQRPLQDDSIFRIYSMTKPVTSVAAMMLYEQGAFQLDDPVARFLPEFRDMEVLVGGDADNPKCEPAHNLITMRHLLTHTSGLTYDFFMTSPVDALYHRHGITFANGEVRLADMVERLAKIPLLFHPGSRWNYGVSTDVLGRVIEVISGEPLDEFFANHIFQPLGMTDTAFGVPEEKLERFSALYTSSTMTPPPLMGPEPTQVLPEPKGGLKLFDPATGGRFQAPAFMFSGGGGLTSTITDYLRFCLMLRNDGELDGVRLLGRKTAEFMRVNHLPGTLADMGSPRFNNGPMGTGLGFGLGFCVVLDPAEAQTMGSAGEYFWTGMANTQFWIDPEEDMIVIQMAQLLPSSLVPVRRELRSLVYQAVID, from the coding sequence TTGGTACAAACCGTCTCCCCGGAGCAAGCAGGCCTGTCCAGCGAGCGGCTCGGCCGCATCAGTCGCTGGATGCGCGATCACGTGGAAAACGAGCGCCTCGCCGGCACCAGCGTGCTCATCAACCGCGGCGGCGAAAACGCCTGGTTCGACTGCGCCGGCACGCTGGAGCTGGGCAGCCAGCGGCCGCTGCAAGACGACTCCATCTTCCGCATCTATTCCATGACCAAACCGGTGACCAGCGTCGCCGCGATGATGCTCTATGAGCAGGGCGCATTCCAGCTGGACGACCCCGTGGCGCGCTTCCTGCCCGAGTTCCGCGACATGGAAGTGCTGGTGGGCGGCGATGCCGACAACCCCAAGTGCGAACCGGCACACAACCTCATCACCATGCGCCACCTGCTCACCCACACCTCCGGGCTCACCTACGACTTCTTCATGACCTCCCCGGTGGATGCCCTCTACCACCGCCACGGCATCACCTTCGCCAACGGCGAAGTGCGGCTGGCGGACATGGTTGAGCGCCTGGCGAAGATCCCCCTGCTGTTCCATCCCGGGTCGCGCTGGAACTACGGTGTCTCCACCGACGTGCTGGGCCGCGTGATCGAGGTGATTTCCGGCGAACCGCTGGACGAGTTCTTCGCCAACCATATCTTCCAGCCGCTGGGGATGACGGACACCGCCTTCGGCGTGCCGGAAGAGAAACTCGAGCGTTTCTCCGCCCTGTACACCTCCAGCACCATGACACCGCCACCATTGATGGGCCCGGAACCCACCCAGGTGCTTCCGGAGCCCAAGGGCGGACTGAAGCTCTTCGACCCCGCAACCGGCGGACGCTTCCAGGCACCGGCCTTCATGTTCTCCGGGGGCGGCGGGCTGACCTCCACCATCACCGACTACCTGCGTTTCTGTCTGATGCTGCGCAACGACGGTGAACTGGACGGCGTTCGCCTGCTGGGGCGCAAGACGGCGGAGTTCATGCGCGTGAACCACCTGCCGGGCACCCTGGCGGACATGGGCTCGCCACGATTCAACAACGGCCCCATGGGCACCGGCCTGGGCTTCGGCCTGGGTTTCTGCGTCGTGCTGGATCCGGCAGAAGCACAGACCATGGGTTCGGCGGGCGAATACTTCTGGACGGGCATGGCGAACACGCAGTTCTGGATTGACCCCGAAGAGGACATGATCGTGATCCAGATGGCGCAGCTGCTTCCGTCCTCACTGGTGCCGGTGCGCCGGGAACTACGCTCACTGGTGTACCAGGCCGTCATTGATTGA
- the traF gene encoding conjugal transfer protein TraF — MYRNCIMAGGLLTVTVATGVQAQHPGPLAGGDITHAGVAPHERSIGLGTNPATPSLSDRRVRFGILSNFSVGYEFGDADDFDRDIERISDDFDILEGEINAIDPNNPDQDDIEDLIRDVVSFEGNANDLVGELSDAAYGKLSIAASGPGAPLSVRSQTLNGVITFDYGVNVDGRVAVESSGDAFNTGLAEFVDEDGNVTLPGAIEEIGTNPDGYRFVKFEDDETEYTFKPEEDAGLAVQGGVVGRFSTGYAREVWRNQSGVLHAGTTLSAYRVTLARSGVLLDDSDDVEDRAEDEFEDNQNTDTGFGVDIGVTWVTDNFSVGGTVRNLNEPSFDYPDPCDNDPNAQSCLFFEANPQAKRNGSSWTMERQLTLEGSVYTQNRRWILAGRLDANEVADTTGDDYQWAAISAAYIPDSFWIPSPRAGIRTNLTGEELTYISGGATFFRFLHLDIAGTLEETSVDNSTGPRSMQASLGMDLQF, encoded by the coding sequence ATGTACAGAAACTGCATCATGGCCGGCGGCCTTCTCACCGTCACTGTCGCGACGGGCGTGCAGGCGCAACATCCGGGACCGCTGGCGGGCGGTGATATCACCCACGCCGGAGTCGCACCCCACGAGCGCTCCATTGGCCTCGGCACCAACCCGGCCACCCCCTCGTTGAGCGACCGCCGGGTCCGGTTCGGGATTCTGTCGAATTTCTCTGTCGGCTACGAGTTCGGTGATGCCGACGATTTCGATCGGGACATCGAGCGAATTTCCGATGATTTCGACATCCTGGAGGGGGAAATTAATGCCATCGACCCGAATAACCCCGATCAGGACGACATCGAAGACTTGATCCGCGACGTTGTCTCATTCGAGGGCAATGCCAATGACCTCGTCGGCGAACTCTCCGATGCCGCCTACGGCAAGCTGAGCATCGCGGCCTCCGGACCGGGCGCGCCACTGAGCGTGCGCTCGCAGACGCTCAACGGTGTCATCACTTTCGACTATGGCGTCAACGTCGATGGCCGCGTTGCCGTGGAATCGTCGGGCGATGCCTTCAACACGGGCCTCGCCGAGTTCGTTGACGAGGACGGCAATGTGACTCTGCCGGGCGCAATCGAGGAAATCGGTACCAACCCGGATGGCTACCGATTCGTCAAGTTCGAGGATGACGAGACGGAATACACTTTCAAGCCGGAAGAGGACGCCGGCCTCGCCGTCCAGGGCGGTGTTGTCGGGCGTTTCAGCACCGGTTACGCCCGCGAGGTCTGGCGCAACCAGAGCGGAGTCCTGCACGCCGGCACCACCCTCAGTGCCTATCGGGTCACTCTGGCCCGTTCCGGGGTCCTGCTGGACGACAGCGATGATGTCGAGGACCGCGCCGAGGACGAGTTCGAGGACAACCAGAACACGGACACCGGTTTCGGGGTGGACATCGGCGTGACCTGGGTCACCGACAACTTCTCCGTGGGCGGCACGGTGCGGAACCTCAATGAACCGTCCTTCGACTACCCGGATCCCTGCGACAACGACCCGAACGCCCAGTCCTGCCTCTTCTTTGAGGCCAATCCGCAGGCCAAGCGCAATGGCAGCAGCTGGACCATGGAGCGCCAGCTCACGCTGGAGGGCTCGGTATACACGCAGAATCGCCGCTGGATCCTCGCCGGGCGGCTGGACGCCAACGAGGTTGCCGACACCACCGGGGATGACTATCAGTGGGCCGCTATCAGTGCCGCCTATATTCCGGACAGCTTCTGGATCCCCAGTCCGCGGGCGGGCATCCGCACCAATCTCACCGGCGAAGAGCTGACCTACATCAGCGGCGGAGCAACCTTCTTCCGGTTTCTGCATCTGGACATAGCCGGCACCCTGGAAGAGACGTCGGTGGACAACAGCACCGGCCCCCGCTCCATGCAGGCCAGCCTGGGTATGGACCTCCAGTTCTAG
- a CDS encoding GGDEF domain-containing phosphodiesterase, whose translation MTEQCDGEDAAAIRRAISEIANTLCDTVDNRFDLRVDVDTKEIEVQKLVMLVNFVLEQVRRNLAELEEARSKLEQRVEERTERLNLVIEGANDGVWEWTPDTDELVVSPRFLEQVQRTDANPVMNTAAWVQLIHKRDVGQVQEAIQRVLDGRDRHLRVEFRLRPGPAKGERLMIARGAAMQDEHGRVERLAGTQTDITERYWRLPESGLFTERAVLAALRDHQHEQRDAMVIMMRTRILGGAVATSPGSDHAQVQNHLAHQVAQAAPWDDLRIGVTAGDTLTAVVCGEIRPEDIAEQLRERLETTLVVEHQRLWLQPAVGIVHTATLDHRDPERALEAARMAMRSARAETGGTVVRVYSKALEARARSDREAEDTLAQAIRNNWITAFLQPVVDIHAGTVHAFEALMRLHHPEHGILSPGAFIAAAERTGVMGDVSHQAFRAAGRSLACAHMTTTFGDSFLLSLNIAPEQLAGRHAADELLAALEALELSPGRVQLEVTERSLLEDPTHAADVLEDLRAAGVTIAMDDFGTGYSSLGYLQQLPLDVLKIDKSLVDRVPSSGRAYRVLDTIVRLAEDIGLDVVIEGIETDAQLHAVGELDVRLCQGFLLSRPHAIDEVLEQNLPEHLRRLRIAPAH comes from the coding sequence ATGACTGAACAGTGCGACGGAGAGGATGCTGCAGCCATCCGCCGGGCGATCTCCGAGATCGCCAACACCCTCTGCGACACCGTGGACAACCGGTTCGATCTCCGCGTGGATGTGGACACGAAGGAGATCGAGGTCCAGAAGCTGGTAATGCTGGTGAATTTCGTGCTCGAGCAGGTTCGCCGCAATCTCGCCGAGTTGGAAGAGGCGCGCAGCAAGCTGGAGCAGCGGGTCGAAGAACGCACGGAACGGCTGAACCTGGTCATCGAGGGCGCAAACGACGGCGTCTGGGAGTGGACTCCGGACACCGACGAACTCGTGGTCTCGCCCCGCTTCCTGGAACAGGTGCAGCGCACCGATGCCAACCCGGTCATGAATACCGCGGCGTGGGTACAGCTGATTCATAAGCGGGATGTGGGGCAGGTTCAGGAGGCGATCCAGCGGGTGCTCGACGGGCGCGACCGACACCTGCGGGTGGAGTTCCGCCTGCGCCCCGGCCCGGCCAAAGGAGAACGGCTCATGATCGCCCGCGGCGCCGCCATGCAGGATGAACACGGTCGTGTTGAGCGCCTGGCCGGCACGCAGACGGACATCACGGAACGGTACTGGCGGTTACCGGAGTCCGGCCTGTTCACCGAGCGCGCTGTCCTCGCCGCACTCAGGGATCATCAGCACGAGCAACGCGACGCGATGGTCATCATGATGCGCACGCGCATTCTCGGAGGCGCCGTTGCCACCTCTCCCGGCTCGGACCACGCACAGGTCCAGAACCATCTGGCACACCAGGTTGCCCAGGCTGCGCCCTGGGACGACCTGCGCATCGGAGTGACTGCAGGGGACACGCTGACAGCAGTGGTCTGCGGTGAAATCCGGCCGGAGGACATTGCGGAACAGCTTCGCGAGCGTCTGGAAACCACGCTGGTCGTCGAACACCAGCGGCTGTGGCTGCAGCCGGCGGTCGGCATCGTGCACACCGCCACACTGGATCACCGCGACCCCGAACGCGCGCTGGAGGCCGCGCGCATGGCCATGCGCAGCGCGCGGGCCGAGACGGGAGGCACCGTGGTGCGGGTGTACTCCAAGGCCCTGGAAGCGCGTGCGCGCTCGGACCGCGAGGCCGAGGATACGCTGGCCCAGGCCATCCGCAACAACTGGATCACCGCGTTCCTGCAACCCGTGGTCGATATCCACGCAGGGACAGTGCACGCCTTCGAGGCACTGATGCGTCTGCATCACCCGGAGCACGGCATCCTCTCTCCGGGTGCCTTCATCGCCGCAGCCGAGCGCACCGGTGTCATGGGCGATGTCAGCCACCAGGCGTTCCGGGCTGCCGGTCGCAGCCTGGCCTGCGCGCACATGACCACCACCTTCGGTGACAGCTTTCTGCTCAGTCTCAACATCGCGCCGGAACAACTGGCCGGTCGGCATGCCGCCGATGAGCTACTGGCGGCACTGGAAGCGCTGGAACTGTCACCAGGGAGGGTGCAACTCGAGGTCACTGAACGCTCGCTGCTGGAAGATCCGACCCATGCCGCCGACGTTCTCGAGGACCTGCGCGCGGCAGGGGTCACCATTGCCATGGATGATTTCGGTACAGGTTACTCGTCGCTGGGTTACCTGCAGCAGTTGCCCCTGGACGTCCTCAAGATCGACAAGAGTCTGGTGGACCGGGTCCCGTCGAGCGGGCGCGCCTACCGCGTGCTCGATACCATCGTGCGCCTGGCCGAGGACATAGGCCTGGACGTGGTCATCGAGGGCATCGAGACCGACGCCCAACTACACGCCGTGGGCGAGCTCGACGTTCGCCTCTGCCAGGGATTTCTCCTGAGCCGCCCCCACGCCATCGACGAAGTACTGGAACAGAACCTGCCCGAACACCTTCGTCGCCTCCGGATTGCGCCCGCGCACTGA
- a CDS encoding heme NO-binding domain-containing protein, with translation MIGLIQHTLLVLLEREGGTSLRERILADCGLPVDSRFAIHKDFADIECSALITAAAARMDIDEETLWGLYADYFLEEAHQLLPRFFEMAPTARDFLLRQPTIHCTFGAGLRDAEARSQVRDKFHITEDGDDLVVRYRSNLQLCKLYRALAERVLALYGETGEIQEEMCRHHGHEACVFRIRFHGHGCDIAVAHD, from the coding sequence ATGATCGGGCTGATCCAACACACCCTGCTCGTCCTCCTCGAGCGTGAAGGCGGAACCAGCTTGCGGGAACGCATCCTCGCCGATTGCGGCCTGCCGGTGGATTCACGCTTTGCCATTCACAAGGATTTCGCCGACATCGAGTGTTCGGCGCTGATCACGGCCGCTGCTGCACGGATGGACATCGACGAGGAGACCCTCTGGGGGCTCTACGCCGACTATTTCCTTGAGGAAGCGCACCAGCTGCTGCCGCGCTTTTTCGAGATGGCTCCGACGGCCCGGGATTTCCTGCTGCGTCAGCCCACCATCCACTGCACTTTCGGCGCAGGGCTGCGGGACGCCGAAGCCCGCAGCCAGGTGCGGGACAAGTTTCATATCACCGAAGACGGCGACGACCTGGTGGTGCGGTACCGCTCGAACCTGCAGCTCTGCAAGCTCTACCGTGCCCTGGCAGAACGTGTTCTTGCGCTCTACGGGGAAACCGGCGAAATCCAGGAGGAGATGTGTCGCCACCATGGCCATGAGGCCTGTGTGTTCCGCATCCGATTCCATGGTCATGGATGCGATATAGCGGTGGCGCATGACTGA
- a CDS encoding sigma 54-interacting transcriptional regulator yields the protein MTGDNELPNESMVLLEAVQVLGRSLEPESTIPAVLRLLSQLVGLNRGRVVLPEEGGGLRIHYAYGLRPEEKARGVYAAGEGITGHVMNTGRVCVVQDVDAEPAFLFRAVDRPTLPQGTVSFVAVPILTDKEPVGVLACHRIRNRNRAFEADIHLLRIIASMIGQTLRIHTLLRERTEYLEHQNQELRSALERQTVQHGILGTSPMLQEALDEATRVAGSDATVMLLGESGTGKEKFARMIHTHSHRHDGPFVCINCGAIPEHLLEAELFGHERGAFTGAVRTRAGKAEAADGGTLFLDEIGDMSLDLQTKLLRLLQERSVQRVGGDRDIPVDIRVITATHKDLQDAVNQGRFRLDLFYRLNVIPLRLPALRERAGDVPLLARHFLDTFNHKYRHNLTLGAGVLPRLESYAWPGNIRQLENVIERAVLTARGTSIQAADIEHILAQESSVGDAPEETAHAVASPPFAQAQEASAGRPYQRIAESDPDVLRAALLRCRGNKTQAARELGLSTRQLQYRLNKFGLR from the coding sequence ATGACAGGCGATAACGAACTACCCAACGAGTCCATGGTTCTGCTGGAAGCGGTCCAGGTTCTGGGCCGCTCCCTGGAACCGGAGTCCACCATTCCCGCTGTCCTGCGCCTGCTGTCTCAACTGGTCGGCCTCAACCGCGGGCGCGTCGTCCTCCCCGAAGAGGGCGGTGGTTTGCGTATTCATTACGCCTACGGCCTGCGCCCGGAAGAGAAGGCACGCGGCGTCTACGCCGCTGGCGAGGGGATCACCGGGCACGTCATGAACACCGGTCGGGTGTGCGTCGTGCAGGACGTGGACGCCGAGCCCGCGTTCCTGTTCCGCGCCGTGGACCGGCCGACACTGCCACAGGGCACGGTGAGTTTCGTCGCCGTGCCCATCCTCACCGACAAGGAGCCGGTGGGCGTTCTCGCCTGCCATCGGATACGTAACCGCAACCGCGCCTTCGAGGCCGACATCCACTTGCTGCGCATCATCGCGTCCATGATTGGGCAGACGCTGCGCATTCACACGCTGCTGCGCGAGCGCACCGAGTATCTGGAGCACCAGAACCAGGAACTGCGTTCAGCGCTGGAGCGCCAGACTGTCCAGCACGGCATCCTCGGCACGAGCCCGATGCTGCAGGAGGCCCTGGACGAGGCCACCCGCGTGGCCGGCAGCGATGCCACCGTGATGCTGTTGGGCGAATCCGGCACGGGGAAGGAGAAATTCGCCCGCATGATTCACACCCACAGCCATCGACACGATGGCCCTTTTGTGTGCATCAACTGCGGCGCGATTCCGGAACACCTGCTGGAAGCAGAACTGTTCGGTCATGAGCGGGGCGCATTCACCGGCGCGGTGCGCACCCGCGCGGGCAAGGCGGAAGCGGCGGACGGCGGCACCCTGTTCCTGGATGAAATCGGCGACATGAGCCTGGATCTGCAGACCAAACTGCTGCGCCTGCTGCAGGAGCGTTCTGTACAGCGCGTCGGCGGCGACCGGGACATCCCCGTGGACATCCGCGTCATCACCGCCACCCACAAGGATCTCCAGGACGCGGTGAACCAGGGTCGCTTCCGCCTGGATCTGTTCTACCGCCTCAACGTCATCCCGCTACGGCTGCCGGCGCTGCGCGAACGCGCCGGGGATGTTCCCCTGCTCGCCCGCCACTTTCTCGACACCTTCAATCACAAGTACCGCCACAACCTGACCCTCGGCGCCGGCGTGCTGCCGCGTCTGGAGAGCTATGCCTGGCCCGGCAACATCCGGCAGTTGGAGAACGTCATCGAACGCGCTGTGCTGACCGCCAGGGGCACCAGCATCCAGGCGGCGGATATCGAGCACATCCTGGCCCAGGAATCCAGCGTTGGCGACGCGCCTGAGGAGACCGCGCACGCGGTGGCATCGCCCCCCTTCGCCCAGGCGCAGGAAGCAAGCGCAGGAAGACCGTATCAGCGTATCGCCGAGAGTGACCCGGACGTCCTGCGGGCAGCGCTCCTGCGCTGCCGCGGGAACAAGACCCAGGCGGCACGGGAGCTGGGCCTGAGCACCCGACAACTGCAGTACCGGCTGAACAAGTTCGGCTTGCGCTGA